The Panicum hallii strain FIL2 chromosome 9, PHallii_v3.1, whole genome shotgun sequence genome has a window encoding:
- the LOC112875938 gene encoding G-type lectin S-receptor-like serine/threonine-protein kinase At2g19130, which translates to MKHNEQLFKADASFLSFFKLGPPAAVNQKLNKSNMPPAYIFVPVSFCILIIAASPCSAADTISAGQPLAPGGEKLVSKNGKFALGFFHISTGSNSSSTPKWYLGIWFNTVPRLTAAWVANRENPLPDRNSSELIISNDGNLAISNRHNRSILWSSQANTTTNNTVAVLLNSGDLILSDASNLTAIFWRSFDHMTDTFLPGARMGRSKVTGSWSHGLVSSKNLRDLSPGIYSCHPSPGSADFKLLLSWNSSVTYWSSGQWRGQYFSNMPEMSASYFFLSELVSNDQEEYFTYWLKNESMITRYVLDVSGQAKMLIWSDASEAWIFFYPEPGARCEVYAVCGPFTVCREDMLPFCNCMKGFSIRSQEDWELGDQTGGCKRNIPLNCASSNSSMSGGLTDMFYAMKNVRYPDNAKHNGAGSAEDCERSCLSDCSCYAYSYYDGCRIWNSELLNVAQGYSGSASKGILYLRLAAEEIKTSKHKRGMIVGLVTAATIFTASSLFAIICMFVRRRIRKHSSMKSSNIRGGIVAFRYKDLQHATKDFSEKLGGGSFGSVFKGILPDSTVIAVKRLDGARQGEKEFRAEVRSIGMIQHINLVKLIGFCCQGSKRLLVYEYMPNHSLDAHLFQNSGMSLCWSTRYKIALGVARGLAYLHENCQDCIIHCDIKPQNILIDASFVPKIADFGMAKIVVRDFSRVITTMRGTVGYLAPEWISGVAISSKVDVYSYGMVLLEIIFGRRNSREEYSSDRTYFPVQVVNKLREANVQCLMDQNIEDDINLEEVERACRVACWCIQDHESQRVNMGEVVQMLEGLIKVDVPPMPKVLEAISGGADSTIREAPRLENQ; encoded by the coding sequence ACCATCTCTGCCGGTCAGCCACTCGCCCCCGGCGGCGAGAAGCTCGTTTCCAAGAACGGCAAGTTCGCACTTGGATTCTTTCATATATCGACCGGCAGCAACAGCTCCAGTACCCCGAAATGGTACCTGGGCATATGGTTCAACACAGTCCCCAGGTTGACCGCAGCTTGGGTGGCCAACCGGGAGAACCCGCTCCCCGACAGGAATTCATCGGAGCTCATCATCTCCAACGACGGCAACCTCGCCATCTCCAACCGACACAACCGGTCCATACTGTGGTCGAGCCAGGCGAACACCACGACGAACAACACCGTCGCCGTGCTGCTCAACAGTGGGGACCTCATCCTGTCCGACGCGTCGAACTTGACCGCCATCTTCTGGAGGAGCTTCGACCACATGACGGACACCTTCCTCCCCGGTGCCAGGATGGGCAGGAGCAAGGTGACCGGGAGCTGGAGCCATGGCCTCGTCTCCAGCAAGAACTTGCGTGATCTGTCTCCAGGCATCTACTCTTGCCACCCATCTCCTGGTTCGGCCGACTTCAAGCTGCTCCTTTCATGGAACTCTTCGGTTACATACTGGTCATCGGGGCAATGGAGGGGGCAATACTTCAGCAACATGCCGGAGATGTCGGCTAGCTATTTTTTCTTGTCCGAGCTCGTTAGCAATGATCAGGAAGAGTACTTCACATACTGGTTGAAAAACGAGAGCATGATCACAAGGTATGTGCTTGATGTCTCCGGGCAAGCAAAGATGCTTATCTGGTCTGATGCTTCAGAGGCGTGGATATTCTTCTATCCAGAACCAGGGGCTCGGTGCGAGGTGTACGCTGTCTGCGGACCGTTTACGGTTTGCAGAGAGGACATGCTCCCTTTCTGCAACTGCATGAAGGGTTTCTCCATCAGGTCACAGGAAGACTGGGAGCTAGGGGATCAAACAGGCGGATGCAAGAGAAACATTCCCTTAAACTGTGCCAGCAGCAACTCAAGCATGAGTGGTGGTCTGACAGACATGTTCTATGCCATGAAGAATGTTAGATACCCTGATAATGCCAAACACAATGGAGCTGGGAGTGCCGAGGATTGTGAGAGAAGTTGCCTTAGTGATTGCTCCTGCTACGCATATTCCTACTATGATGGATGCAGAATCTGGAACTCTGAACTGCTTAATGTTGCGCAAGGGTATAGTGGAAGTGCCAGCAAAGGAATTCTTTACCTTCGGCTTGCTGCCGAAGAGATAAAAACTTCAAAGCACAAGAGAGGAATGATAGTCGGGTTAGTGACTGCTGCAACCATCTTCACTGCTTCCTCTCTGTTTGCAATTATTTGCATGTTTGTCAGGAGAAGGATAAGAAAGCATTCATCTATGAAATCAAGCAACATCAGAGGAGGAATTGTGGCTTTTAGATACAAAGATTTGCAACATGCGACAAAAGACTTCTCAGAAAAATTAGGAGGTGGTAGTTTTGGTTCTGTGTTTAAGGGTATCTTACCTGACTCAACCGTCATTGCAGTTAAAAGGCTTGATGGTGCTCGTCAAGGAGAGAAGGAATTTAGGGCAGAAGTGCGTTCAATAGGAATGATCCAGCATATTAACCTGGTCAAGTTAATTGGCTTTTGCTGCCAAGGAAGCAAAAGATTGCTTGTCTATGAGTATATGCCGAACCATTCTCTTGATGCCCATCTGTTTCAGAACAGTGGAATGTCCTTGTGTTGGAGTACTCGATACAAGATAGCACTTGGCGTTGCTAGAGGACTAGCCTATTTGCATGAGAATTGCCAAGACTGTATTATCCATTGCGACATAAAGCCTCAGAACATTCTTATAGACGCGTCATTTGTTCCTAAGATTGCAGATTTTGGGATGGCAAAGATTGTTGTAAGGGATTTCAGCCGAGTCATAACCACAATGAGAGGAACTGTAGGATATCTTGCTCCTGAATGGATCAGTGGCGTGGCTATCTCATCAAAGGTAGATGTTTACAGTTACGGAATGGTACTGTTAGAAATCATATTTGGAAGAAGAAACTCCAGAGAAGAATACAGCAGCGATAGAACATACTTCCCGGTACAAGTTGTAAATAAACTCCGTGAGGCGAATGTGCAATGCTTGATGGATCAAAACATAGAGGATGACATCAATCTGGAAGAGGTTGAAAGAGCTTGCCGAGTTGCTTGTTGGTGCATTCAGGATCACGAGTCCCAAAGAGTGAATATGGGAGAAGTGGTCCAGATGCTTGAGGGTCTGATTAAGGTTGATGTGCCTCCCATGCCAAAGGTGCTTGAAGCAATTTCAGGAGGCGCAGATTCAACGATCAGAGAGGCACCGAGGCTTGAAAATCAGTGA